The genomic stretch TTTTTCCGTAGAGCATGGGTTCGATAGATCCCCGGCAGCTTGTCCAGCAGCCGGAGCACTCGGACCGTTCAAACTGCCAAAGCAGATTTCTTTGTATTGCAGCTACCTCATCAGTAAAAATATTTCCGGCAATATCATCCAGGCAGTCGATACAGCGCGTGACATTCCCCTGGCTGTCGATGTTACAAAGATTTTTCCCCGCATAACACGGTTTGATGCCGTCATGTGCCGCAGCTTCGGAGAATTTCTCCAGATATCCGGGGAGAGAGACGAATTCAGGATATCTTTTCCATAATGCGGTCAGATGTTCGCTGATGCTGTTCTCGGCTGAGACTCTGTTCTCTTTGTTCCCTCGGCCGTTGCTGTACAACGTGACAAGGTAGGTCACGCCGATTTCGTTTGCCAGCTGAATCAACGCTTCAATATCGTCAATATTATCGTCCATAACCACGGATATCATGTGGACTCTTTGATGGGGGCTGATGCGCTGCTCATTGAGCATCCTCAATGCATCCACAGCCCGTGCAAAAGCGCCTTCAACCCCTCTCTGTCTGTCATGTCTGTCGGGATCAATATAATCCACGGAAATACTGACTTCATACATCCCGGCCTGCCAGAGTTCCCGTGCTTTTTCCGGGGTCATGAACCAGCCGTTGCAGATCATAACCGGGAAGTTGTCCTTTGCCAAAACGCGCACGATTTCCGGCAGCTCGGCATGCAGCAGGGG from Candidatus Electrothrix communis encodes the following:
- a CDS encoding radical SAM protein, with protein sequence MPFHHDIAKKSKYFFSFFKKDLVHLNLQILYHCNFTCTICDFWKEPHRSYPSLSLDQVKIIAEKIKYFGPQVISISGGEPLLHAELPEIVRVLAKDNFPVMICNGWFMTPEKARELWQAGMYEVSISVDYIDPDRHDRQRGVEGAFARAVDALRMLNEQRISPHQRVHMISVVMDDNIDDIEALIQLANEIGVTYLVTLYSNGRGNKENRVSAENSISEHLTALWKRYPEFVSLPGYLEKFSEAAAHDGIKPCYAGKNLCNIDSQGNVTRCIDCLDDIAGNIFTDEVAAIQRNLLWQFERSECSGCWTSCRGSIEPMLYGKKRLKNILNCYPAIRDIPLAGAAD